One segment of Manduca sexta isolate Smith_Timp_Sample1 chromosome 27, JHU_Msex_v1.0, whole genome shotgun sequence DNA contains the following:
- the LOC115449432 gene encoding proton-coupled amino acid transporter-like protein CG1139: MPKNILAELGSQVGLTPARQNKKEAEEWSRRQSGPKINPSFEPDDFVPHSLSPVKDEKKRPGDAGIFMVNMKEKNLQEVEEYEPYDNRVVAHPTTNTETLLHLLKGSLGTGILAMPHAFSNAGYMVGSIGTVVIGVLCTYCIHVLLDSTYALCKRRKVPSLTYTAAAEAALSEGPAWCKACAPYAAHIVNVFLLIYQIGTCCVYVLFVSENIKYVLTKKFGIDISLEHVMLCVLLPLILINWVRDLKYLAPFSAVANAVTIVSFGIILYYIFRDTPSLEGKSAAGAISKFPLFFGTVLFALEAIGMILPLENEMKTPKDFVGKFGVLNRAMVTIIILYVGMGLFGYLQYGNEAEGTITLNLPTETEILASVVQGLLAFAIFITHGLACYVAIDIVWNDYVGNRLLNSKHRIIWEYIVRTLIVLITFGLAAAVPALDLFISLFGALCLSALGLAFPAFIQTCTYWYYVSRSERIRMLIKNIIVVLFGVLGLIVGTWTSLQGIIEKFCNTDSGLESVVNTTEASGFNGTTAH; encoded by the exons GAAGCAGAAGAATGGTCTCGACGGCAAAGTGGCCCAAAGATCAACCCATCGTTCGAGCCAGACGACTTTGTACCACACAG CTTGTCACCGGTCAAGGATGAGAAGAAGAGGCCGGGAGATGCGGGCATCTTCATGGTGAATATGAAGGAAAAGAACCTCCAGGAAGTGGAAGAATACGAGCCCTATGACAACAGAGTTGTAGCGCATCCTACCAC AAACACGGAGACTCTTCTCCACCTGCTGAAAGGCAGCTTGGGTACAGGCATCTTGGCAATGCCGCACGCGTTTTCAAACGCCGGGTACATGGTTGGGTCCATTGGCACAGTTGTGATCGGCGTGCTGTGCACTTATTGTATCCATGTGTTGCTGGACTCGACCTACGCCCTGTGCAAGCGGCGGAAAGTGCCTTCCCTCACGTACACCGCGGCAGCTGAGGCTGCGTTGTCAGAAGGTCCTGCGTGGTGCAAAGCATGCGCTCCTTATGCAGC acaCATTGTGAACGTGTTCTTACTGATATACCAAATTGGGACATGCTGCGTTTACGTGTTGTTCGTATCTGAGAATATAAAATACGTGTTAACGAAGAAATTTGGCATAGATATTAGCTTAGAACATGTGATGCTGTGCGTTCTGCTGCCATTGATTCTAATAAATTGGGTCCGAGATCTAAAGTACCTGGCGCCGTTTTCAGCTGTTGCCAACGCTGTTACCATCGTCAGTTTTGGTATCATTCTTTACTACATCTTCAGGGATACACCTTCCTTGGAGGGAAAGTCTGCAGCCGGAGCTATATCTAAGTTCCCACTTTTCTTCGGAACTGTATTGTTTGCATTGGAAGCTATTGGAATG ATTCTGCCTCTCGAAAACGAGATGAAGACACCCAAAGACTTCGTGGGTAAATTCGGCGTGTTGAACCGGGCCATGGTCACAATCATCATCCTTTATGTAGGCATGGGTCTCTTCGGTTACTTACAATATGGCAACGAAGCCGAAGGCACCATCACTCTCAACTTGCCCACCGAAACTGAAAT TCTCGCCAGCGTGGTCCAAGGCCTATTGGCGTTTGCGATATTCATCACCCATGGCCTGGCTTGTTATGTAGCGATCGATATTGTCTGGAACGACTACGTCGGCAATCGCCTTTTAAACAGCAAACATAGGATCATTTGGGAGTACATCGTTCGGACTCTCATTGTTCTTATCACAT tCGGTCTTGCTGCTGCGGTTCCCGCGTTGGATCTCTTCATATCACTGTTTGGTGCCCTGTGTTTGTCGGCGCTTGGACTTGCCTTCCCTGCCTTTATCCAAACCTGCACCTACTGGTACTACGTATCTCGTTCAGAACGGATTCGTATGCTTATCAAGAACATCATCGTAGTTTTATTTGGAGTACTGGGTCTTATCGTCGGCACATGGACGTCACTCCAAGGAATTATTGAAAAGTTCTGCAACACTGACAGCGGCTTGGAGTCCGTTGTGAATACTACAGAAGCCAGCGGTTTCAATGGCACTACAGCCCATTGA